A single Corticium candelabrum chromosome 16, ooCorCand1.1, whole genome shotgun sequence DNA region contains:
- the LOC134192476 gene encoding zinc finger MYM-type protein 1-like: protein MSSSTESGQSCLPEVPSQPYQPMSGFVFPKRTFGKKVVVRRSCQSHWFEKWKWLHYSTKDDVVFCHVCVVALQSKKIKWQKGDPSFVSKGFSTWKKATVAFKSHESSSCHREAMQMIVELPKTCPDVGDMLSREHATEKGQNRECLLKIISNLKFLARQGLPVRGDGDETDSNFIQLLKLRGQDDPLLECWLSRKSSKYVSHDMQNKFIKIMALSILREIAECIQKSTFFSIMCDECTDSSNREQLVLCICWIDHGNLEPQEDVIGIYQIDDISAHTTVSVIRDMLVRMNFSLSRCRGQCYDGAANMKGGNTGVAKQLLDEELRALYTHCYRHALNLAVGDAVKHCKVMKDALDTTYEVSKLVKYSPKRDTALKKLKGKSCTRHPWFPHIVSNKELWEMSKDYVSDPAIKGRIIGVQFHDNLSKTLQSPKLSAAEGQRIALMTVATLHVLRDDTQFDLFWKSLQETRTKLDVDDPVLPRKRKVPRRYEEGSAEPEFFYVCKQFYCQQYYEALDLIVNAIQTRKCLNHVTSLYHDDLDAQQPQLHLEILQAYFGLVDKTSVTVCDIRDYILSLSPYERDLMSETELYDYDVVAAFINIKPKQKDPVFPGFSMDELTPLPSQMEALQILLKVTQAQGFKA from the exons ATGTCGTCTTCTACAGAATCTGGTCAGTCCTGTCTACCTGAAGTTCCAAGTCAGCCGTATCAGCCAATGTCCGGTTTCGTCTTTCCAAAACGTACATTCGGTAAGAAAGTAGTCGTCAGACGATCGTGTCAGTCGCATTGGTTTGAGAAGTGGAAATGGCTGCACTATTCCACTAAGGATGATGTCGTCTTCTGCCACGTGTGTGTGGTAGCGTTGCAGTCGAAGAAGATCAAGTGGCAGAAAGGGGACCCTTCCTTTGTATCAAAGGGGTTTTCCACCTGGAAGAAAGCCACGGTGGCATTCAAATCTCATGAATCGTCGTCTTGCCACAGGGAGGCAATGCAAATGATCGTCGAATTGCCCAAAACTTGCCCAGATGTAGGTGACATGCTGTCTAGAGAGCACGCAACTGAGAAGGGACAGAACAGGGAGTGTTTACTCAAGATCATCTCCAATTTGAAGTTTTTAGCCAGACAGGGATTACCGGTTCGAGGAGATGGGGATGAGACTGACTCTAACTTTATTCAGTTACTGAAGTTACGTGGTCAAGATGATCCTCTACTAGAATGCTGGCTATCTAGAAAGTCAAGCAAATATGTATCTCATGACATGCAAAATAAGTTCATAAAAATTATGGCATTGTCTATTCTTCGAGAAATAGCTGAATGTATCCAGAAGTCTACATTTTTCTCCATCATGTGTGACGAATGCACAGACTCATCCAACAGAGAGCAGCTGGTATTATGTATTTGCTGGATTGATCATGGCAATTTAGAGCCACAAGAAGATGTCATTGGTATATACCAGATTGATGACATCTCAGCACATACTACTGTCAGTGTCATCAGAGATATGTTGGTGCGCATGAACTTCTCACTGTCAAGATGCCGAGGGCAATGCTATGATGGTGCTGCCAACATGAAGGGTGGGAATACAGGTGTTGCAAAGCAGCTATTGGATGAAGAACTCCGAGCTCTATACACCCATTGCTACCGGCACGCGTTGAACTTGGCTGTTGGGGATGCTGTAAAACATTGCAAAGTGATGAAGGATGCACTGGACACAACTTATGAAGTCTCAAAGCTTGTGAAGTACTCTCCAAAAAGGGATACTGCTTTGAAAAAGTTGAAAGGAAAGTCTTGCACCAGACACCCCTGGTTTCCGCACATTGTGTCCAACAAG GAGCTTTGGGAGATGTCCAAAGACTATGTATCTGATCCTGCTATCAAGGGCCGCATCATTGGCGTTCAATTCCA TGATAACTTGAGCAAGACCCTACAATCACCCAAGTTGTCTGCTGCTGAGGGTCAACGGATAGCTTTGATGACTGTTGCAACTCTGCACGTGCTCAGAGACGACACACAGTTCGATCTTTTCTGGAAGAGTCTTCAAGAGACAAGGACTAAATTAGATGTTGATGACCCTGTCCTGCCCAGAAAGAGAAAAGTTCCAAGGCGATATGAGGAGGGCAGTGCTGAACCTGAGTTTTTTTATGTTTGCAAGCAATTTTATTGCCAGCAATATTACGAAGCACTCGATTTAATTGTGAATGCTATTCAAACCAG GAAATGCCTCAACCATGTCACTTCATTGTATCATGACGATTTAGATGCCCAACAACCGCAGCTTCATCTTGAAATTTTGCAAGCCTACTTTGGTCTCGTAGACAAGActtctgtgacagtgtgtgacaTTAGGGACTACATCTTGAGTTTATCTCCTTACGAAAGGGATTTGATGTCGGAA ACTGAATTATATGATTATGATGTGGTTGCCGCgttcattaatatcaaaccaAAACAGAAG GATCCTGTCTTTCCTGGATTCTCTATGGATGAGTTGACTCCTTTGCCAAGTCAAATGGAGGCTCTGCAAATTTTACTGAAGGTCACGCAAGCACAAGGATTCAAGGCATGA
- the LOC134192108 gene encoding uncharacterized protein LOC134192108, producing the protein MESLAGVSNVAGSIELYLQNFKMTKQLQPLQSSHFIDIKSGVCMKQETDCPCECPGRANCEEKNGIKRCLQCLNSYCSSPCPPGTVEQYNLKQNKVECKCRCADFSLRDNGNSGDCKQCGCTCQDGTKSTIGPDGQCGCSCKCRNCQHSTRGPSGCICLNDKCPLCLEGMEAVWQDCVCSCQSKQDRGGLPPVCAEGWRGPFCDVPDCSPWPYCSDNGKCTIPQRDQADLHPYCVCEPQWIGRGCQIARPRRIAGDPHLETLDGFSYDYFDIGEFWYCKSRDNDFGVATRFFKYQRVSLIGALAIKVESNIVTITTPYNPSPNDLPFVRINGVVVAPLKDDKLSLANGRVHMEVTIYHNDSSSTNEEDSGTIRALVAFQWYDDVYLSVEVRYSPGMKRQFINILFSPVATFKGKTDGLCGYMDGDLNNDLLGSDGITYSLQDNVTFAKTWRITQTFSGSGLNGTWSWSHSNFHKDDVMDISYTDPTFVPLYSIADLQPSLRQMAISVCSSLNLTGIKLNECIFDVAVTNDTSLTEQEAFKIGCPTQCSGKGRCVNNTCVCVSGWFGDECSRGSCANCSVNGDCVSGFCRCHFGWDGPFCERPATCFGVSNCTSASHGLCKSDDVCECTPGYIGESCNEKARCDNVNHCSNHGVCVDHDKCECELGWAGINCTLYSCELNGYCNGQGRCVDFDVCQCDVGWAGGSCTTPLCNGVDECSGNGECVSPNVCQCYDGYSGSNCAVADVCPEVNDCSGNGVCLSKTKCRCYSGYSGKNCSQAQCKGRNDCSGHGKCVEVDLCECEFGYTDSNCSSYSCETHNFCSGHGTCLSFDRCLCQIHWNGVACDIPDCSNVDNCTDLPHGTCIAPNTCLCEAQYDGDSCNETAESNANPPVFATSKVSLIAASNSRVGSTILSLFATDGDRGKNGHLSYSLTSTNNNHTYFRLNGSSADIILSKSLEYLTGSLLTFNVIATDGGVPSLTGSVNIEVSVVKPNQHCPVFKNLLKVVHVPESAGIGYVIAHVTATDDDGTDSVNGVVSYSLETANANTIATQNQLSSDVGAFSINTNSGMIASRRPLSDDTYSVIAVASDQASPPCSSTAVLQVNVLSSNTPPLCEPSNVATSLPYTTAVGSHVLRLDAVDNDNGTDGNLTFSYSNFQSLFLRHVSPLALMQRNKTAYFQLSNPLRSLVDSNSKSYDLSFLVSVTDAARRPRSCTFAVTVIVTHPFQFRHTSLSSTINENTDKGVPLILTPSLELMTNLSGIIYNLHNADQLPFSIDPTTGTVTVSGSIDYEAISYYDIAIVAGTSVDPQAFSVAHVDITVIDENDNPPRFPFSHYNVYVKEDVAKGVTLLSLSATDADSLGGPVVYSLTSQSPSKDQHFVVTTTVNGITIDVADNANLDYKITNRYQLVIKTWDRANPRLFSEASITIHVEEGDFPSPAFQRRSYDGWVQEHTATGKIVLTIPALVNGKIGNRVTYSITNQMSDALPISAFDVSANGSIVVSNSSLLDYEILHQISFTLVATVTKPRLRTAQTTVIVQLEDVNDNRPRFDKNEYEGEVVLDAAIGFTLANVTAQDADSGLNGHISYGIESGNDDGMFSINAMGKVQLARSLNESSLDRYTITVIARDHGQPPLSSTATVYITVLCSLMGICLQMPHVDSSSTDVPVGVIAGSTIGGVAIIVVIIVTALILKKKTNKKN; encoded by the exons ATGGAATCACTGGCTGGTGTGAGCAACGTTGCTGGTTCTATAGAACTTTATTTGCAAAACTTTAAGATGACAAAACAACTTCAACCATTGCAATCAAGTCATTTCATCGATATAAAGTCAGGTGTGTGCATGAAGCAGGAAACAGATTGCCCGTGTGAGTGTCCCGGCCGTGCAAACTGCGAAGAAAAGAATGGCATCAAACGTTGCCTTCAATGTCTGAATTCTTATTGTTCCTCCCCGTGTCCTCCGGGTACAGTCGAGCAATATAActtgaaacaaaacaaagtagAATGCAAATGTCGCTGTGCTGACTTCAGTCTTAGAGACAACGGAAACAGTGGCGATTGCAAG CAGTGTGGCTGTACATGTCAAGATGGAACTAAAAGCACCATTGGACCAGACGGTCAATGTGGCTGTTCTTGCAAATGTAGAAATTGCCAGCACTCCACTCGCGGTCCAAGTGGTTGCATTTGTCTCAATGACAA GTGTCCCTTATGCCTTGAGGGTATGGAAGCAGTGTGGCAAGACTGTGTGTGCAGCTGTCAGTCTAAACAAGATCGAGGAGGTCTACCTCCCGTTTGCGCTGAAGGATGGAGAGGTCCTTTCTGTGATGTTCCCGACTGCAGCCCTTGGCCGT ACTGCTCTGACAATGGTAAATGTACAATACCACAAAGAGATCAAGCCGATCTACATccatactgtgtgtgtgagcctCAATGGATTGGCAGAGGATGTCAAATTGCAAGACCGAGAAGAATAGCAGGAGATCCACATTTGGAAACTCTTGATG GTTTCAGCTACGACTATTTTGATATCGGAGAGTTTTGGTATTGTAAAAGTCGTGACAATGACTTTGGAGTTGCAACACGATTTTTCAAGTATCAACGAGTGTCACTCATTGGAGCTCTAGCAATCAAGGTGGAAAGTAATATTGTAACAATTACAACTCCATACAATCCTTCTCCAAATGATCTCCCTTTTGTGAG AATTAATGGTGTTGTCGTGGCTCCACTAAAAGATGATAAGCTGAGTTTAGCTAATGGCAGAGTGCATATGGAAGTCACTATTTATCATAATGATTCCTCATCAACAAATGAAGAAGACAGCGGCACCATTAGAGCTCTCGTTGCTTTCCAGTGGTATGATgatgtctacttgtctgttgaAGTTCGCTACAGTCCTGGCATGAAAAGACAATTCATCAATATTCTCTTCTCTCCAGTTGCCACATTCAAAGGCAAAACAGATGGTCTGTGTGGCTACATGGACGGAGATTTGAATAATGATCTGTTGGGATCAGATGGAATCACTTATTCACTACAGGATAACGTGACATTTGCAAAGACAT GGAGAATCACGCAAACGTTTAGTGGCTCTGGTTTGAATGGCACGTGGTCTTGGTCTCACTCCAACTTTCACAAAGACGATGTGATGGATATCTCCTACACCGATCCTACATTTGTACCACTATACAGCATTGCAGACTTGCAACCATCTCTCAGACAA ATGGCCATATCAGTGTGCAGTTCACTGAATCTAACTGGAATAAAACTGAACGAGTGCATATTTGATGTAGCGGTCACTAACGATACATCCCTGACCGAACAGGAAGCATTCAAGATTG GATGTCCAACTCAATGTTCTGGCAAAGGTCGTTGTGTTAACAACacttgcgtgtgtgtttcgGGATGGTTTGGAGACGAATGTAGTCGAG GTTCTTGTGCAAATTGCAGTGTGAATGGGGACTGTGTGTCCGGATTCTGTCGCTGTCATTTTGGATGGGATGGACCGTTCTGTGAAAGGCCTG CTACTTGCTTTGGTGTATCAAACTGTACTAGTGCTTCTCATGGACTGTGCAAGTCGGAcgatgtgtgtgagtgtacaCCAGGTTATATTGGTGAGTCGTGCAACGAGAAAGCGCGTTGTGATAACGTGAACCATTGTTCTAATCATGGCGTGTGTGTCGATCATgataagtgtgagtgtgagttgGGTTGGGCTGGTATTAACTGCACTCTGTACTCGTGCGAACTGAACGGATACTGCAACG GCCAAGGTCGATGCGTCGATTTTgatgtgtgtcagtgtgatGTGGGATGGGCTGGTGGTAGCTGCACCACTCCTCTCTGTAACGGTGTAGACGAGTGTTCCGGTAACGGCGAATGCGTGTCACCTAACGTTTGCCAGTGCTACGATGGATATTCGGGTAGCAATTGTGCCGTTGCCGACGTTTGTCCTGAAGTGAACGATTGTTCTGGTAACGGAGTGTGCCTTTCCAAAACGAAATGCAGATGTTACTCTGGCTATTCTGGTAAAAATTGCAGTCAAGCGCAGTGCAAGGGAAGGAACGATTGTTCCGGTCACGGCAAATGCGTTGAAGTGGATCTGTGTGAATGTGAGTTTGGATACACCGACTCGAACTGCAGTTCCTACTCGTGCGAGACACATAACTTCTGTTCAG GTCATGGAACGTGTCTATCGTTTGACCGATGTTTGTGCCAAATCCATTGGAACGGTGTAGCTTGTGACATTCCCGATTGCTCCAACGTGGACAATTGTACCGACCTTCCTCACGGGACTTGCATTGCTCCTAATACGTGCTTATGTGAGGCTCAGTATGATGGAGACAGTTGTAATGAAACAGCAGAAAGCAACGCCAACCCACCAGTATTTGCAACATCAAAAGTCAGTCTGATAGCTGCGTCCAACAGTCGCGTGGGATCGACAATTTTGAGTTTATTTGCTACCGATGGTGACCGCGGTAAAAACGGACACTTATCTTACTCTCTCACCAGCACTAACAACAACCATACATATTTTCGATTAAATGGTAGCTCGGCTGATATCATTCTATCAAAGTCACTCGAGTATTTAACTGGATCTCTATTGACTTTCAATGTCATTGCTACTGATGGTGGCGTGCCGAGTCTAACAGGATCTGTAAACATTGAAGTATCCGTAGTGAAGCCCAATCAACATTGTCCCGTCTTCAAGAATCTTCTCAAAGTCGTTCATGTTCCGGAGAGTGCTGGGATCGGATATGTGATAGCTCACGTAACGGCCACCGACGACGACGGTACGGATTCGGTCAACGGTGTCGTCAGCTATTCGTTGGAAACGGCCAATGCAAACACCATCGCTACGCAAAACCAACTGTCGAGCGATGTGGGAGCGTTTTCAATAAATACGAACTCTGGAATGATAGCATCCCGTCGTCCACTGTCTGACGATACGTATAGTGTGATAGCAGTGGCGTCAGACCAGGCCAGTCCACCTTGCAGCTCTACAGCTGTTCTTCAAGTTAATGTACTCTCCTCTAATACTCCTCCTCTCTGTGAACCATCTAACGTCGCCACTTCTCTTCCCTACACTACAGCCGTCGGTTCGCATGTTTTGCGTTTGGATGCCGTAGACAACGATAACGGGACCGATGGAAATCTGACCTTCTCTTATTCTAACTTTCAATCACTTTTCTTGCGCCACGTATCACCATTGGCACTGATGCAACGTAACAAGACAGCATACTTTCAGCTTTCCAATCCACTCCGCTCACTTGTCGACAGCAATTCCAAATCTTACGATCTCTCGTTTTTGGTAAGTGTGACAGACGCTGCTCGTCGTCCCAGATCGTGCACTTTTGCAGTCACTGTTATCGTCACGCATCCATTTCAGTTTAGACACACTTCGCTATCGTCTACCATCAACGAAAATACCGACAAAGGAGttccattgatattaacccCATCTCTAGAACTGATGACGAACTTGAGTGGAATTATATACAATCTGCACAATGCAGATCAGTTACCGTTTTCTATCGACCCAACTACAGGAACTGTGACCGTTTCTGGATCAATCGATTACGAAGCAATCTCTTATTACGATATCGCCATAGTGGCTGGCACCTCCGTTGACCCTCAAGCTTTTTCTGTTGCTCATGTCGACATCACAGTAATAGACGAAAATGACAATCCTCCTCGTTTTCCATTTTCACATTACAACGTCTACGTAAAAGAAGACGTGGCCAAAGGCGTAACACTTTTGTCTCTTTCAGCGACTGATGCAGATTCACTAGGAGGACCGGTCGTGTATTCACTGACTTCGCAGTCGCCATCTAAAGATCAACATTTTGTGGTAACAACGACCGTCAATGGAATCACGATTGATGTAGCAGATAACGCCAATCTAGAttacaaaattacaaacagaTACCAACTTGTAATCAAAACGTGGGACCGCGCGAATCCTCGCTTGTTCAGTGAAGCGTCTATCACAATTCACGTAGAAGAAGGAGATTTCCCAAGTCCGGCTTTCCAACGACGCTCATACGACGGTTGGGTGCAAGAACACACAGCCACCGGAAAGATTGTGTTGACTATACCAGCTCTAGTCAATGGCAAGATAGGCAATCGAGTCACCTATTCAATAACAAACCAGATGTCCGACGCATTGCCCATCTCCGCATTCGACGTGTCTGCTAACGGCTCCATTGTCGTATCTAATTCGTCTCTTCTTGATTACGAGATTCTTCATCAGATCAGCTTCACACTTGTCGCTACGGTTACTAAACCTCGTCTACGCACAGCTCAAACGACCGTCATTGTGCAACTCGAAGATGTTAATGACAACCGACCCCGATTTGACAAAAATGAGTATGAAGGTGAAGTTGTTCTCGACGCTGCCATTGGATTTACTCTAGCAAATGTGACTGCTCAAGATGCTGACTCGG GCTTGAATGGCCATATTTCCTACGGTATCGAGTCTGGAAATGACGACGGAATGTTTTCCATCAACGCAATGGGCAAAGTTCAGTTGGCCAGATCGCTGAACGAGAGCAGCCTCGACAGATACACAATCACCGTTATAGCTCGTGACCACGGACAACCACCTCTATCGTCTACAGCCACCGTCTACATTACCGTCCTCTGTTCGTTAATGGGAATATGTCTACAAATGCCACACGTCGATAGCAGTTCTACAG ATGTCCCAGTTGGAGTGATCGCTGGAAGTACAATCGGCGGTGTCGCCATCATCGTCGTTATCATTGTGACTGCACTCATACtgaaaaagaaaacaaacaaaaaaaactaA